The DNA sequence TGTTTTTATAGGCATAGCCGTAAAGCTCCTGGGAAAAATAAGACATTGCACGCTGGGAATCTTCCGCAAGAATAAAAGAAACTCCGGGGAATTTCTGTTGCTTTTCCTCCAACAGAGAAGCGTTCATGCCTATGACAGCCGCCGCGCCGTTTTGTGCTGCATTGTCTATAAAAGCATGGCCGTCCCTCTCAGAGCCTAAAATACAAAAGAAAGCCGTTCCCGGCGTTACTGATCTTGAATCGTAGGCAATACGGTCAATCTCCACGGCACTTCGGCCGAACACTTGCTGAATTCCTGCTGCTCTGTCTGCGGTGAAATCTACTCTCATCCTGCTGTCATCCTTTCTATTTTCCTGAAGCTTCGTGCTGACTCCTGATCAATTTTTATCTCTTAAGCCGCTTCCTATTATTTAGAACATTTATAGCAACTATCTTACAAAATTGGAACAAAGTCTTTTAAAAAGCCTTAAAAATGGCATTATTTAAAAAAATAACATCTATAGACTCAATAAAAAGGAAACAACCTCCTTTTAAGTCCTTTTTAGTGTATTTTCAATTAACAGAGACATTCATGCAGGATCGCTGCAGAATGATGGATGTAAATAATCTTGTATAGGAATGGAGCTTCCCTTTATACAGGTGGAATCACTGATGTTCAAGAAGGTGTTTTCTTTATTAGAAGACAGATGCTGTGCGGTCTTTTTTACCGTAAGCTGCAGGGCTCATGGGACGACTTCGTGGGGATGAAAGACGAGCCCCACCCCGCACGACCTCAGGAAGCCGGACCTGCCCCCCCACAGAAACGAAAGCGTCCGTTTATCGATTATCTAATTCATTTTTAAAGTCAGCCAAAATAATAAACGAGGCCGCCAATCCCCGGCGGCCTCGTTTATTCTCATTCAAAAAACGTTTACATCTGCTACTTTCCTGCAGCCTTCTTTTTAACTACTGCCTGAATAACATGACCTGTTCCCGTATGTTTCGTGCCTTCCACGCGGTCCACTTCTCCGCAGTAAAAATGAGGGCAGAAATGCGGACGGATCCACTGAAGCACTTCCACCGGATCATATAAAAGATCCACTGACGGCGGTCCTCCCGTATTATAAAAAAGCTGCGACTCGGAATAGACTTCCACCAGAAGCAGACCGCCCGGTTTCAACGAATGCATCATATTTTCAAACAAAAAACGCTGGGAATCACGCGGGACGTGGCCGAATACCATGATGGCCGAATCGTACATTTCTTCCGGCGGTGCTTCTTTTGTTAAATCAGCCGTCACCGTCTCGATCGTGACACCCGCTTCCCGGGCGAGTTTTTCGGCTTTCTCAAGACCAACGAGGGACTGATCATAGGCCGTCACGGTATGGCCCTTCCCAGCCAGGTACACAGCATTTCTTCCTTCCCCTTCTGCAAAACAGGCCGTCACGGAGCGCTTTTTTAAAAGAAAGGCTTTTTCTTTTATAAACGCATTCGGCTCGCTCCCATATAAGTATTCATACTGATCAAAATTTTTATCCCACATTTCCTTTGACATGAAACACGCTCCTTATTAATGATTACTTTCAGCTTACCCGAAAAGACCGCTCGTTTCACTTAATTATGCCTGCCAAAAAAAGTATATAGTGTGCTGTAAAACGGTGGAGTTCTTTCCTGACGGGCATTTCATCCGTTTACATGCTTTTTACGTATTCTTCTTTTAAAATCGAATAAACCTTCGAATCCCGGAACTCCCCTTTAATCCATGCATTTTTTCGTAACGTCCCTTCATATGTCATACCTGATTTTTTCATTACTTTTTCCGAGAGCATATTGCTCAAGTCGCACCTTCCCTCGATACGCATTAACCCAATCACACCGAACCCCCATTGAATCAGCCTTTCTACCGATTCCGTGGCATAACCCTTCCCCCAGAAGGAACGGTTCAGGATAAACCCGATTTCTGCCTGCCCATGCTCATCAGACCAGCTGATAAACGCACACGTGCCAATTACTTTTCTGTTCTCTTTGAGTACAATCGCAAAATCCCCTCCGGCATCCCCGGCAGGACCGACAAAATTGCGGAACGTTTCCTCTTTCGTTTTATTCACTTCCCACGTCATATGATGAGCAGCAAGAGGATCTGACGAAAATTCAAAAATATCGTCCAGATCCTCCGTGTGAATTTTCCTCAGCAGAAGGCGGTTCGTTTCCAGTTCAGGTTTCGGTTGAAAAAAAGCTTCTATTTTCAAAATGAAAACCTCCTTTTTGAGCAAGTGGAACGTTAAATGAAAAAAACAGAAATTACAGATGCAGTACCATCCGTGTCGTCTGCAGTTTATGGCCGAATAGCTCCTCTTCAAATTCCTCTAGTAATTCGAACCCTTTCGCATAATAAAAAGCCATGCCTGCATAATTTTCTTTTTCCACTTCTACATAAATCTTTTCGAGGCTGTTTTTCTCTTGTATTCCAGCCCGAAGAAGCCGGCTTCCGATTTTCCTCCCCTGCGCCTGTGGGTAAATATAAACCGCTCCCAGTTCGGCCTGCTGAGGATTTTTGAAAAAGAAGTTGGCAAAGCCGACCACTTCCCCATTCTCTTCTGCGACAAATAGAGACGTTCTCTCGATTCTTCCCGGCATTCTTTCATCGGAATACGCCTCAGCTAGAAATTTATCCTGCACTTCTCTTGGAATCAAATCGTCATATGTATCGTGCCACGTTTCTAAGGCAATGTTCTGAATGTGCGGTATATCCGCCGGCAATGCTTTTCTAATTACTATTTCTTCTCTCATATTTCCACCTCCTATCTTTATTATATAGATCTTTTAAAGTTCATTGTTGTTTATTATAGGAAACTTCGCTTCTTATCTGCCTTGGGGAGCTCCTTAAATGCATATTTAATTTTATTAGAGCTTATTCTATAACTAAAATCCCGTCCTTTGTAAAAGGCGGGATCTGAGTTTTTATATTGTACAGAGGTGTAAAAAAACGGATAACAGTTTAATGAATTATTCTGAAGATAAAAATCATTTTTCTTCGATGGAGCTTCAATGAACAGTCACACCGCGTTCTTTAAAAAACGATAATGTAATCTCGCTAAATACTATTTTAGTTGAGAATATCAAATTTTATCAGAAACCTTATAGATTCAATGGATAAATTTGTTCCCATTTTTCCTTCATTCAGGTTTTTTGCTGGATTTTCTTCCGATGAAGAAAGCGAGCAGGAGAAAAACAGTTTCTATTAAAATCCATGTCCATAAAGGAAGATCTGCCTCTTCTGGTTCCTCAGGATCTGGATTGTTTTCTTCTGCTTCTTCTGCCTCCTCGTCTTCAATCGTAAAGGTTTCAACC is a window from the Alkalicoccus halolimnae genome containing:
- a CDS encoding class I SAM-dependent methyltransferase; protein product: MSKEMWDKNFDQYEYLYGSEPNAFIKEKAFLLKKRSVTACFAEGEGRNAVYLAGKGHTVTAYDQSLVGLEKAEKLAREAGVTIETVTADLTKEAPPEEMYDSAIMVFGHVPRDSQRFLFENMMHSLKPGGLLLVEVYSESQLFYNTGGPPSVDLLYDPVEVLQWIRPHFCPHFYCGEVDRVEGTKHTGTGHVIQAVVKKKAAGK
- a CDS encoding GNAT family N-acetyltransferase — its product is MKIEAFFQPKPELETNRLLLRKIHTEDLDDIFEFSSDPLAAHHMTWEVNKTKEETFRNFVGPAGDAGGDFAIVLKENRKVIGTCAFISWSDEHGQAEIGFILNRSFWGKGYATESVERLIQWGFGVIGLMRIEGRCDLSNMLSEKVMKKSGMTYEGTLRKNAWIKGEFRDSKVYSILKEEYVKSM
- a CDS encoding GNAT family N-acetyltransferase, whose amino-acid sequence is MREEIVIRKALPADIPHIQNIALETWHDTYDDLIPREVQDKFLAEAYSDERMPGRIERTSLFVAEENGEVVGFANFFFKNPQQAELGAVYIYPQAQGRKIGSRLLRAGIQEKNSLEKIYVEVEKENYAGMAFYYAKGFELLEEFEEELFGHKLQTTRMVLHL